In the genome of Conger conger chromosome 8, fConCon1.1, whole genome shotgun sequence, one region contains:
- the LOC133135516 gene encoding transmembrane protein 128-like isoform X2, with translation MADTLVDSEVQTLRNRFKKDAEFLLRGVSDDDSLEKSPEEKDAKPLPRINRHSVFWIAAAVGLTYYLDFFAVIMVDDSINGWWFSVAVVLLGISVALALFCILYLDWFKGIQHYDQEYPALAPVTTAIFIAASCRSATCIRSLFSQHEDQRGVNASKAGHH, from the exons ATGGCGGATACTCTAGTAGATAGTGAGGTTCAGACTCTTCGTAATCGTTTTAAAAAAGATGCTGAATTTCTATTGCGCGGGGTTTCAGACGATGACAGCCTCGAAAAGA GTCCGGAGGAAAAAGACGCAAAGCCCCTCCCTCGAATTAACCGCCATTCTGTCTTCTGGATCGCGGCTGCCGTTGGGTTGACCTACTACCTCGACTTCTTCGCCGTTATAATGGTGGACGACAGCATCAATGG TTGGTGGTTCAGTGTCGCTGTGGTATTACTGGGAATTAGCGTGGCGTTAGCATTGTTCTGTATCCTGTACCTGGATTGGTTCAAGGGCATTCAGCACTATGACCAGGAGTACCCGGCTCTCGCACCCGTCACCACGGCCATCTTCATCGCTGCGTCCTGCAG GAGTGCCACCTGCATTCGGAGTCTGttttctcaacatgaggaccaaagaggtgtcaatgccagtaaagcaggccatcattag
- the LOC133135516 gene encoding transmembrane protein 128-like isoform X1 → MADTLVDSEVQTLRNRFKKDAEFLLRGVSDDDSLEKSPEEKDAKPLPRINRHSVFWIAAAVGLTYYLDFFAVIMVDDSINGWWFSVAVVLLGISVALALFCILYLDWFKGIQHYDQEYPALAPVTTAIFIAASCSFNIALWPVWSIFTPVILFTQFMGVLMLISMLG, encoded by the exons ATGGCGGATACTCTAGTAGATAGTGAGGTTCAGACTCTTCGTAATCGTTTTAAAAAAGATGCTGAATTTCTATTGCGCGGGGTTTCAGACGATGACAGCCTCGAAAAGA GTCCGGAGGAAAAAGACGCAAAGCCCCTCCCTCGAATTAACCGCCATTCTGTCTTCTGGATCGCGGCTGCCGTTGGGTTGACCTACTACCTCGACTTCTTCGCCGTTATAATGGTGGACGACAGCATCAATGG TTGGTGGTTCAGTGTCGCTGTGGTATTACTGGGAATTAGCGTGGCGTTAGCATTGTTCTGTATCCTGTACCTGGATTGGTTCAAGGGCATTCAGCACTATGACCAGGAGTACCCGGCTCTCGCACCCGTCACCACGGCCATCTTCATCGCTGCGTCCTGCAG TTTTAATATAGCACTGTGGCCAGTGTGGTCAATATTCACTCCCGTCATCCTTTTCACCCAGTTTATGGGGGTGCTGATGCTTATTTCCATGCTGGGCTGA
- the LOC133135789 gene encoding transmembrane protein 128-like, giving the protein MKHSACLQYVANCSCVNVWFCCSWWFSVTVVLLGISVALALFCVLYLDWFKGIQHYDQEYPALAPVTTAIFIAVSCCFNIALWPVWSIFTPVILFTQFMGVLMLISMLG; this is encoded by the exons ATGAAGCATTCAGCGTGTTTGCAGTATGTTGCTAACTGttcatgtgttaatgtgtggttttgttGCAGTTGGTGGTTCAGTGTCACTGTGGTATTACTGGGAATTAGCGTGGCGTTAGCGTTGTTCTGTGTCCTGTACCTGGATTGGTTCAAGGGCATTCAGCACTATGACCAGGAGTACCCGGCTCTCGCACCCGTCACCACGGCCATCTTCATCGCTGTGTCCTGCTG TTTTAATATAGCACTGTGGCCAGTGTGGTCAATATTCACTCCCGTCATCCTTTTCACCCAGTTTATGGGGGTGCTGATGCTTATTTCCATGCTGGGCTGA